ATAGAGAAAAATCTTCGATTTTTCTGGGGTTAAATCGAGCAAACCGTGACTCGGCTCGAGTCGAGCAACGTTTTGGCTTCTCTCGTTCGATTTCCTGGCGGCGCGGCGTGGATGGAAAATCGTGTGGTGCACGCGGGGGTGTGCGCGACGCTCACGACGCAGGAATCAATAGGGCGTTGCGAGCGGCGTCGAAGCGGTCGTCGTCGCGCTACGTCGTCCTCAACGTCAGCGACATCTTGGCCCGTACGTATTCCGGGGGTCGACGAGCAGCTCTCCTGCAGGCCGTCACGGCCGCCTTCAGGACCGACCCCACGTCGTTTCACAACCGTTCGCTAACAGAATGGCCGACACCGAGTTCGAGGAATTTCGGCAGTACTTCGAGAGACTTCCGCAGCATCTGAAAGCACCCCTTTCGAATTACACGTGAGTAAAGCGTACTCGTTTCTTCTTTGCATGATCGCGCGTGTCTTGCATTCAGAGGGAACATGATTCATAAGGAAACCACTGGCCATGTCTAATGACCTAGATGATTTCTCCTTTCTCCAAGGGGGTTGCATAGGTTCTTCTGCAGGGATAAAATGATGGGGTTGCATTAAAGAGACCGTGACAGGatttttacatatttctttaaaaaataatttctttggGGCAGTTGAGATCTTTTATAGAATGATTTATTATCGAGGAACGTTTACGTTGCAAATTCGTGCGATATAACTGGAGAATAAAAATGCagttaaatttttgtataaaatcaTAACTGATGCACTTTGCAGTGTTCAAACGACTACATTATTAacatgtgtatatataatgtgTATGTTGATTTCTATTTGAAGATCTGgatcttttaataatttaggACAATCTAATcgaaattgcaatttattgCAACAGGACGTTCCGATggtatttttgcattttttttttttttctttgggGTGTAATGGAATTGGATAGGAGGCAAGTTGcattatgtatttattatttaatgcAGTTTAGAGTGGACGAGGTACACTTTGGGGAGGAGATTATGGGAGTACCGCATAGGTGCATCGAAAAGATAAACCGTGGAGGCGCGGTCGATGCTGTTCCTTGTAcgtgaaataaattcaatgcGAAAAGATAGtggtataaaatatttctttcatttataccGAGTATACCTTCGCTTCTTACGATTGCCAacagataattaattaaggtTGCAAATTGATTACagttaatttcattaatactGCCTGTTACATCACTATGAAATGGAATAAGAATTGTATTTCAATTAAGAAAAACTAAAAATCACTATggtaatttcttttcaaattattcatACGATATTCGAGAagattgaaaaatagaaaatttcaaactttaattttttttcaaaataatttatcaacgTAAAGTATACGCGTTGATTTAATTTCCATATTTACGTTAGAAGACACGACAGctaaaaaggaataaaataaaatcgataCGAGCGATGTCGCGTAAGCGAAATGATTTTCAATTCACTTGTCCCTCATGATTACTCGTGTTTTATACGAACCATGCTATTAATGGATCAGAGTTGCGACTCAGTTTTTATCGTTAATTATCTAATCGTTCGCCCCCATTTCTTTGCTACGACGAATCCCTCGTAAGTTCTCGAGATTCGTAAATAGAAGTAGACATAAAATCTCTTACGATTTATACTACTTAAGCTTTCTAGGAGGAATCATGAATTCTTCAAATGAatctttgatttttttaagGGGTTAAATCTACCACTTTCTCTCGCAACGTGTTATGATAATATCGTCTTTTACCTGTTGGTCGAATGGTATTCGAGTGTTTCTTCCTCGTGACGAAGTGTTCCTCGAGAGTCAGCTCTGATCCACTTGCACTTTAAATGGATAATACTTTAACAGAAGAAGTACTAAAGTGACACATTAGATTCTCTGCAAAACTTCAATCAATCGTTATATTAGATACAGTCTCTACAAACAAAACAGAAGAATTcctaattgtaaaaataaaaaatgtccAATCCTCGAATGGTATATATGGGGCCATTTCAGACCTAAacttatatttgaaaaaattaaaaaaaatttttctatgcaTATGAAAGGAGAATGTGTTATTACAAATTCCCTCTATATGCAGTTTTAGAAAAGCCCTTATACTTTAAAACTACTGGAActttttttagaattttatattttccatGGTGTTATTTgctgtatattattattctctataaaaaattgttaaagtACTTGGGTCGAAAATTGCTTAGCTCAAAAACTACTGGAACTTTAACATTTAATACCTTCACTGACCACCTACGCCCCAAACCATATATAGAAGATTTCATAATAACCATGATCTGTTAACACGCAAAACCTCATTAAAATCTGAAGAGGATGCTTGGAACCCTACCAATACCATTGTCAACATCCACCGTACATGTAGATTCTTATAGTTTAAAATATGAATTGAaagactttaataaaaatggctATCCTTGACACGTTTCAATACTAACGACTCTGTAAATTTTTCTTACCAACAGATTAGTTCACGATGTGATGATAGACGATTCCCCGACCTCGTCGCAAGGTAGCGACGCAGAGGTCGGGAGATCTTGTGACGGGGTCGCTGGCGATTCCGAGGACGAGGAAGTGGTGGTCATACATCGACACGACAATCAGAGTGGACACACTTCCGGGGACGATAGCGAAGATCTCGATCACAATTGTTCCATTGTAGCGGACAGCGACTTTAGGTTGGTAACCTCGTAAGTGTaccgtttctttttttggtaTGCGAGCATTGATTCTAGTTATTAGATTTAGATTTTTCTATGAATCGCTCGTAATTTTCATCTTTCTGTCCGTTTTACTAAAGAAAAGTGGGGAACATAAAAGTTGTCAGACTTATTTTTATAGTAGTATCGTTTTATATTAATTCTGGGAGTAAAAATGGAGTGCagtcaattttatttataatcatgCAACTTTCCTTTGTTCTTCTAAAGATGATATTAATTGAGAAATGATGTGATCTTCagaatttaatagaaaagaaaaatttctctgctgtagttaaataaaattttgcttACTTCTCTAATACTTTGTTAGAgctctttaattaaattacatttagTATGTTAAAAgcaataaaagtgaaaatataTTCATGTTACTTTAATACGATTTTGATTTAACCGCGAAGACAGTACTGCTAGCGCCATCGGACGACAAAGTGCTGAAACTTGTTAGCGTTGATGGTTTACCATCGGTAACATGtgcttctttttaatttttatattcataaCTCTTTTAACACACTAAATGTTTTATAACAGTAcaataattagaataattatttgacaaatttatattttgagAATGCCCCATCTATAGAAAAGTGGCGGAAACTACTCAACAAAttaccgacttatcgactgAACTTTCGACAGTCGGTAAGTTAACGAATAGTTTGCGCCGCTATTATATAGATGGCGCATTAACCGATGGCTTGGGGTGTTAGGAAACCCGAAGCACCTGCGATACTGCATATCGACATTATGGCATCAGGGTTGTCAAGGACCCCGAAGCTAAAATGTGCGACCCATAGACTTTCTATAGCAAAATTGAAACCTCTGTAACTTTtgactaacaataagattAAAAGTgtggaatttttcttttctattcaattttaatactaAACTTAAATTCAGCATGCAGAGAACAGTTTTCTACTATTAGTTGAGACATTTTTAATCAATCCCTTTTATGAATTCTTaaagttaaaattattttcacccTAATCCCTCCTGATAAAGAAAATCCTACtgatattatttcaatattagaAATGCACTATGTTTAAAATGAACTTGCATGTGGATGTGATAGTACTTACTTCCTTATACCCAGAAGATTAGATTTCTTTTACTGAAAAACAATAAAGCATATTCATTAAgaacattttataatattttatttcctaGTAAACATTTTCTCAAATTTAAGTTACGAAAAAATGTCACTCTACATTTTCGGCTCCTTTTTAActgacttcgaaaaggaggaggttactcaattcaatcagtatacataaaaatacccgaatatacgacgctgccaataatgatttgataggctACCGACgtctgaactaggatcttcctagtagaagaaaagtttttaattttgcgccgcctccgaaaaggttgaaatgtatttagtatactatttaacgagtaaataggttttatcaatagctgttgggtatttgtataaatgaaatagaaattatttcattaggaaaatggaaattatttcatactttttagtgcatttcgaagtcggttgtattttttgttaaaaattattttattaaatgtacattcatccTTCTTTGTCACCAGATTGAAAACATCCTGTatacttcatttattcatCATTTTAGATGCAAGCCTTTGAATGATTTTGTTAGAAAGTCGCATGCGTAAGGGAACGAACTATTTTATGACAATGATAATTCCTGAATATTccaataaagaaaagaaaaacaattacACTTTGAACGGCATGATGAAAGGTAGCTTAGCTCACTACACGACTACCCTTGGGTGACATTAGCTTGTTCGGTGGACTGAGCAGCAGGGGTCGATCGGCAGGCGTCGGTGGACCGGGTCCTGGCGGAGGTAGCACTACCGTTTCCGGTAACGGTGGTAGAGACAGTGTGTTCAGTGACGTTGGTGATTCCTGTTCGAGCCTCAGTTCCTGGCCGACACCGGAACATGTGCCCTCGAATCGTCCAGGAAGCGGTGGTACCGAGCGTAGACGTCGAAGACTACCGGAAATAcctaaaacaaaaaaatgtaaGTAGTAAATACTGTTCAAACATAGATTCATCTATAACAGTTAATTATTACTCTAATAATTTCTAATGGAAGAGAAGGACCAGCCCTACACTCTGCCCCCTCCAATTAGGAACCCCAATGAAGGCAGTAGTAGTCCCAGTGGTGcgttctaatttaatttaatttaattttcttcatttttatttattataataaggtttttaattctttaaagGGTCAGCTGACCCTTCTGACCTCTCATAGCTGCACTACTGTCGACGAGTAGTCTATCCatcatatttaaatttaatttatataataaagaTGAAAATTGCTAAGGAAAATCAATTTCGATTTTATGTTTGAATCTTTTCCTCTAACTTCCCTCTTGCAATATACACAATATAAAGGGTGTTATAACAATTATACGAAATACACAAGTATATAAAATGTCCTATCATTTTGACCTTAACGTGGAACATAATCTGAATCACGAATCGACGATACGTTTTACGTGTTTTCTCATCCCGATCTTGACGATATCACGCATTCAACCGCAGAATCGACGACCGCAGCGAAAGAAAATCCATAATGACATTTACTTACGTCACACTTGTGCGTTCGAGGTCCTCTCCGATCGAGATTTATTTCACCTGTGATTATTGCGATCATCACGATCGCAGTTAACAATTCGAAGAACATAAATCGAGAATGTTAAATCTCACCTAAGGTGATCAACGACCGCATTACCGTTTTTTAATcgaatcaattaaaattgtcTTATCTCGTAGCCGTTGGTCAGATGTTCATGCAGTCGTCGTCGTCTTTGGCGGACGAACTTAACGCGGCTGCTGGCTCGACGGGTTCCACACGACCGCATTTAAGTTTAAGAAAATGTCACTCGAGGCTTCGCCACGAGGACAGTTCGCCCGACAGCGAGCGAATGGCGACTGACAGTGGCCATTCTACTGCCCACTCGCCGGAAAACGGGCCGAAAAGCGTGTCACCGATACCCTGCAACACCCTGCAGAACACGGACTCTGTGTCGCCCAGTAGTACACCAGGTGATTTCAATTACTATTATTCGATATATTTATAATCgataatatttctataatataGAAATGGATACctagatattttattaatctgCATAAGAATTAACACGTTCTTAGGAATAGGTGAATCTACTTCTCAATGACACAATTTACCATTGTCAGCTGTTACCCTGAGCTCGAATTTGTTAAAACGATGCAGAGGAatatgattttgaaaaaattgaattttaatactgggtgattctctcgctagtatactgaaagaaaaaaatggcaCAGCAGTACGAATGGGCCCAAACCGTTTTCTGTCATCGATACTTCCACGGAGGTGCACCAGAAGAGGGCTTGGGTCTATTCATACTACTGTGGCATTTTTTCCTTTCAGTATACTAGCTAGAGAACCACCCTGTACATTTTTAGCTAAATATTTGCTTGATGTTACTTGAAAGGAAGCGGCGGTGTGCCGTTTACTCAACTGGAGCTGCTGGAGGCGACGCATCGAGGACTCCACAAATTCGTGCCAAGACATCACGATGAGATCGATCTTGAAATCGGTGATCCTATTTACGTTCAGAAGGAGGCTGATGATCTATGGTGCGAAGGTACGTTACAATCAACGAAATCTATTTTATCCAAAGCGttaaatatagtaatattaatattttgcttaaatgaaacattttctATAAATTCTTGAACAGTTATTCTATTTGTCATTCGATCGAAGGTGTGAACCTGAGAACAGGTCGTCAAGGTATATTCCCCTCGGCATACGCGGTGGACATGGATTACAGTGATTTTGATCCGTCAGCGCCGAAAGTGAAGAGGGAACGATATCTTCTGGGTTACTTGGGATCCGTGGAAACGTTGGCGCACAAGGGTACAGGGGTGGTTTGTCAAGCTGTTCGAAGAATCGTTGGAAATTCTCAGGAATCACCGGTATCGCAGAGTTGTATCTTGGAAGTATCCGATCAGGGTCTTCGAATGGTTGACAGGAGTAAACCACGGGTACAGTGATCATTATTTCTCTTCGTTTACTTTCGTTATTATTCAACGATTACACGAATTTTATTCTGCAGAAGAATCAGGGTCCTTGCCACGATTATTTCTACTCGCTGAAGAACGTTTCCTTTTGTGCGTTTCATCCTCGCGATCATCGCTACCTCGGCTTCATCACGAAGCATCCTACCTTGCAAAGGTTCGCTTGCCACGTGTTCATTGGGCAAGAATCTACCAGGCCCGTTGCCGAAGCTGTCGGGTATGCGCATAAAATGACTTATCCattaatcattaaattaattaattaagcccTAGATCCTTAGAAATTTTCGCAAACTTTCCAATGGCTAGTTTGTCtctaaaaagagaaaattacaTATCTCTGAGAAACCTGAAGTGATTTGTTACAAAAATCATAGTGCAGAGGAGATTAATGCTATCTAggaattttgtatatttttttcatacaaTATTTCATGATCAGATTGTGAATgtgaaattatttctatttctattttggCCCCCTTATTTCCGGATTGTAAGGGTGTAATATTCTTCTTGTAGGCGTGCTTTCCATCGGTTCTACACGAAGTTCATCGAGACTGCTTTCCCGGTAGAAGATATCTATATCGAATAGATTATTACTGCTGGCCTGTCGTATAGCAGCAATGGAGGAAAAGAATCTCACATTCCTTTGTCCCTTGTACATACTGTCCCTTAGCCTGTAgatattaaaatgattaaCGCGAATCAAACACccaattaatatatgtatacatatatgtatatatctgtaagtatatttacatatatgtGTATCTACAgggtattaaaaaaaaagagttgCAACGAAACTTCATTAACATACGATATTTATCCAAAATAAACGAAGATAccaaaattactaattttaatttaataaattatttacaaacgTTGTAATCATTTCTTTGCTGTTactgtataatattttttagattaagaaattaatttcagcAGGGCCTAAAATCAAGTGAAAATATCAtgatagaaatttaatatttctatgatttttaataacaaagttttgttaatttatcaataaaaatttatagaactctaaataatttttctaccCATATTTATCAAGAATTagcaattatttatttactttgaTAAATATCATATGGTTCTGAAGTTCGGTTGCAATATTTTGcaacaccctgtacatttaccgaagaatttcaggaagcGTCAGGACGGGACCGATTCAACGCCGTctcttaattttaataatttcattaatttatttctctaTCAACGTCACTTATCCTTTCACATCGATATTTCGTCGTTTCCATAACAAACACTTTCATTGTTCACGTAACTcgatttcattcatttttcattttaattacgatAGGACGCGGCGACTTGAACTCCGGATGGAAGAAAAAGTctttaatatttgaataacGTACACTAATTACTACCGATAAGAAACTAATCGTTAACCTTTCGATCCTTCGACCAAGATATCCGTATAGCGACACGTATAGAACGACAAAAACGACAATAGCGTGGATCGTTTTGACGTTAAAACGCGAACAAATTGTATCGTTTTATCGATGTCTTAAGATgattcgtttcgtttcaaaaCCGGTCTCAAAACACATTTCCGTTCGATCCCCTAATTACGTTTACACGTGGCAACGAAAATGATCGTTTCATCGAAACGATCGTCGGATAATTCAAGAAACTACCTTAGAGACAcgtatatttttctatatttctttCCGAAAGaagtgttaattatttaattgcgTTGTAACGATAAGccttaaaaaaagaaaacgtttCAACTGATCCTAATGATTAGGCGACATTGCTGATCCGATTCGCAAAACGACTATTCGATCGAAGCGCACATTGGCCTCTGTACCTCAATTATTATCAATTGTACTGCGTTGCTACGTTTCGCGAACATTCATGCAGTACGAATCAAATCGCACGCACCGTACAATGAAACGTCAAATCAGCTATGAAAAGGTCGtgattattaatttgtacCGCTTATTACGAACGTTCAGTCTCATaccaattattaaatatcgttTGATAAATCGTTATCATACAAGGtggtaaaaaaaagaaggttcAGAATTTTAAAAGCAGACGAgtgagaaaattaatattttcaattattaaaaagagCGTTATGTCTACGTTCTGACAGATTTTCATGACTTAAAAGTATCACGAAATGCCACTTATggcatatcaatttaaagcttgaaCTCtcctaaaaataattatataaaggTTTTCTTAATATacttaatacaaaatggctggtcctttaattgaaaatttggtAATCGTTGTAGATTGATCGACTTTAACGAAGAACTACTTATTTCGTATTCAGAatgttaatgaaatttttatatggTTATTTTTATCagactttaagctttaaattgatgtgtCATAAGTACCATTTTcagatacttttatgtcatgaaattctGTCAGAGTTCCGATGTCTCAAAATGAACTACTTAATATGCAATAACCTAATGCAATCTAATACTATATATTATTAGCATAATGTTAATACTATTCCaaattagttaattaattattaaaagttCCTGCCAAGATATTAAACTTCTGAatcaattacaatttttaccaCCCTGTAAAGAACTAATTAAATAACCGCTAATTACATTACATaaacacgcgtacaaaattaCTTTCATTATTAATAGTCATCATCATCGTTTACAAAGATCACGTGCTTGGGATTTGATCCACGCTGTGTACATTAATTAAACCGTTCGGTTCTACAGTatgttgaataaaaattgagaGACAAACTGGAGTGCTTAATCATTGCTAAGAAGTACACAATCAGTATCATCATCATCGTCTATCAATTACACGTGCCTTTGATTGAGATCGCCTCGAGTATCGTGCCTTTCCAATTATTTTCTCATACAGGTACAAATTAATATCATCCGCGTGTACATCATTGTTGCGATTTCAAACGATAAAtaatcttctttctttccttcctcctTCTTCGTCCGAGAATTAGAATAAAAAGGCGCGTGATgcaagagaagagaaaaaaaaagaagaaacaatgaAGAACTCTTTTGACTAAAATTTATGTTTGTTACCCTTTTTCAATCGAACGTCATCAATTTCAATGCGACAGTAAAAgagaataaattatttcctcGATTACGATGATATTTTGTCGTCGAGACAATTGGGGTTTCGATTCGACTTATAAATTAAGGTATAGTTGCAATTTTTCGTAGCTACACAGAATAATAAATCCTTGTTACTGGTTGTaacatttttccttttttttttcatagtagataaacgattaaaaaaagaagaaggccTTGTTTATCGAATGTATAATATACTCGAAGAAATATTCACGCTTCTTTACTTCGCAAACATATCTCGAAGCGTCGTACTATCGTTTCCTGCATTAAAGAAAAATCCTATCGACACTTTTGTTTCCTTTAACTGTAAATGCTCAAGAAGTTTGCAGAACAATTCAGGTGCAGAAGTAATACATTTTTCAGACACGCAGCTCGGAAGATATGTCGGTTGTGTGATAGCATTTAATGTGATAAGGGTATGTAATACTGTCTCCGCAGGCCGCTGGGCTATTGCAATTAAATTAAGTACTCTCTGTTGTGTAATAAATAACAcgtaattttaaatatttttattaatcttaGCATACTcgtttttttattgaaacaatGAAATCATCGATCAATTTCGACAAAAGGATACGAAAAAGGGGGtgaaaatacatttcaaaatgAGGGTTTCTTAATcgtttgtaatttttcatataatttctacatacattttctttcaggcagtattatttacaaaaatgttCCACCTCCTACGAAGTCTTGGTAATTCAGTCTTGACACAAGTTACACGTGTTACATGATCCCAATCATTACAATATTTCTGTATCAATTGCATTTATAGAGTTTCATCATTTTCGTTATTTTGTTCATACTCGAAAAAcagaatttattaataaacagagaaaaagagagatcACTGCAAGAATGCAATTCCTTAGACCGGATTatggtaattgaaaaatattttagaaacaaagaaagagaaaaacaaatgaattttctatttttcttttattagaGAGTCGAAAATGAGTCCCTGGAAAATTGAATGTTTGTCAAATTTATGTCCCACATTCCATGATCTTCTATACTGCTCGAGGAGCAACCTGACtgtaaacatttttataaatttctgcttgaattatcattattattctttcattGTGCACAGAGTATAATATcaattcatataatttttttttcagttttttttttttcttttggaaGAACAGAGGAACGGAATTGGGTAATATTTTCTATCATTCTTTGGCAATCTACGAAGAGCTATACACCTCTTAAATTGTATTATGACAATCACTGTTCGTTTACACACATTGGTGTtagtataattatttattattattattagtacaTTCTAATTGAGCAGCACATATACACACAGGAGTAATGtttataatacatataaaaatattcaagaaaattttcattgagaaactatatatgtatattaataacgattgcaataaattatttttaatttatcggttatcatttgtttttttcttctactttatTATGCATCGTAACTCAGTGTGTCAAATATAGCAATGAGGTAAAAATTCAGAGGTGCATTTCTCTTCAGAGAAGCTCATCAAATATTGCGAATCATATTCGCGGTCTTACCAGCtacaatttttgcaatttgCGCGATGCTCCCGACGAAAGCACTCGAGTTACacgatttttaaattatacctGTACAAAGATTATTCA
This region of Osmia bicornis bicornis chromosome 5, iOsmBic2.1, whole genome shotgun sequence genomic DNA includes:
- the LOC114876893 gene encoding JNK-interacting protein 1 isoform X3 → MADTEFEEFRQYFERLPQHLKAPLSNYTLVHDVMIDDSPTSSQGSDAEVGRSCDGVAGDSEDEEVVVIHRHDNQSGHTSGDDSEDLDHNCSIVADSDFRLVTSRGRSAGVGGPGPGGGSTTVSGNGGRDSVFSDVGDSCSSLSSWPTPEHVPSNRPGSGGTERRRRRLPEIPKTKKSVGQMFMQSSSSLADELNAAAGSTGSTRPHLSLRKCHSRLRHEDSSPDSERMATDSGHSTAHSPENGPKSVSPIPCNTLQNTDSVSPSSTPGSGGVPFTQLELLEATHRGLHKFVPRHHDEIDLEIGDPIYVQKEADDLWCEGVNLRTGRQGIFPSAYAVDMDYSDFDPSAPKVKRERYLLGYLGSVETLAHKGTGVVCQAVRRIVGNSQESPVSQSCILEVSDQGLRMVDRSKPRKNQGPCHDYFYSLKNVSFCAFHPRDHRYLGFITKHPTLQRFACHVFIGQESTRPVAEAVGRAFHRFYTKFIETAFPVEDIYIE
- the LOC114876893 gene encoding JNK-interacting protein 1 isoform X2, with the protein product MADTEFEEFRQYFERLPQHLKAPLSNYTLVHDVMIDDSPTSSQGSDAEVGRSCDGVAGDSEDEEVVVIHRHDNQSGHTSGDDSEDLDHNCSIVADSDFSLFGGLSSRGRSAGVGGPGPGGGSTTVSGNGGRDSVFSDVGDSCSSLSSWPTPEHVPSNRPGSGGTERRRRRLPEIPKTKKSVGQMFMQSSSSLADELNAAAGSTGSTRPHLSLRKCHSRLRHEDSSPDSERMATDSGHSTAHSPENGPKSVSPIPCNTLQNTDSVSPSSTPGSGGVPFTQLELLEATHRGLHKFVPRHHDEIDLEIGDPIYVQKEADDLWCEGVNLRTGRQGIFPSAYAVDMDYSDFDPSAPKVKRERYLLGYLGSVETLAHKGTGVVCQAVRRIVGNSQESPVSQSCILEVSDQGLRMVDRSKPRKNQGPCHDYFYSLKNVSFCAFHPRDHRYLGFITKHPTLQRFACHVFIGQESTRPVAEAVGRAFHRFYTKFIETAFPVEDIYIE
- the LOC114876893 gene encoding JNK-interacting protein 1 isoform X4, with the translated sequence MADTEFEEFRQYFERLPQHLKAPLSNYTLVHDVMIDDSPTSSQGSDAEVGRSCDGVAGDSEDEEVVVIHRHDNQSGHTSGDDSEDLDHNCSIVADSDFSRGRSAGVGGPGPGGGSTTVSGNGGRDSVFSDVGDSCSSLSSWPTPEHVPSNRPGSGGTERRRRRLPEIPKTKKSVGQMFMQSSSSLADELNAAAGSTGSTRPHLSLRKCHSRLRHEDSSPDSERMATDSGHSTAHSPENGPKSVSPIPCNTLQNTDSVSPSSTPGSGGVPFTQLELLEATHRGLHKFVPRHHDEIDLEIGDPIYVQKEADDLWCEGVNLRTGRQGIFPSAYAVDMDYSDFDPSAPKVKRERYLLGYLGSVETLAHKGTGVVCQAVRRIVGNSQESPVSQSCILEVSDQGLRMVDRSKPRKNQGPCHDYFYSLKNVSFCAFHPRDHRYLGFITKHPTLQRFACHVFIGQESTRPVAEAVGRAFHRFYTKFIETAFPVEDIYIE
- the LOC114876893 gene encoding JNK-interacting protein 1 isoform X1; translated protein: MADTEFEEFRQYFERLPQHLKAPLSNYTLVHDVMIDDSPTSSQGSDAEVGRSCDGVAGDSEDEEVVVIHRHDNQSGHTSGDDSEDLDHNCSIVADSDFRLVTSLFGGLSSRGRSAGVGGPGPGGGSTTVSGNGGRDSVFSDVGDSCSSLSSWPTPEHVPSNRPGSGGTERRRRRLPEIPKTKKSVGQMFMQSSSSLADELNAAAGSTGSTRPHLSLRKCHSRLRHEDSSPDSERMATDSGHSTAHSPENGPKSVSPIPCNTLQNTDSVSPSSTPGSGGVPFTQLELLEATHRGLHKFVPRHHDEIDLEIGDPIYVQKEADDLWCEGVNLRTGRQGIFPSAYAVDMDYSDFDPSAPKVKRERYLLGYLGSVETLAHKGTGVVCQAVRRIVGNSQESPVSQSCILEVSDQGLRMVDRSKPRKNQGPCHDYFYSLKNVSFCAFHPRDHRYLGFITKHPTLQRFACHVFIGQESTRPVAEAVGRAFHRFYTKFIETAFPVEDIYIE